GTAGCAGCCATAAATAACAACACTAACaacagtcactaacaacagtccttctcaggactccagtcacccagatgatctttttcaatcacagTCATAAATCATCTTTGAAGGAAATCCTCGTGGttctgtttgttgttgttttctttttgatggcGCAAAATTGCAACTTTGTGAACATGAACTGAGACCTAAAGCTCTGGCAACTCAGTCTTTGGCCAATTCAGCGTCAGCAAAATGCCGCGGTCCGTGTTTAGAATTGGTCGCACGGGACAGTGGTTAatcaattcttggttttcactcacggcTATGTTGGTACACGAAACAATTCAAAgaggacagaccgtaaacgacagtagttgctaaacaATGGCAAGATGTCACTTAAGTTTTgcagaatcaaattcccaaaatacTTTTTCGCTATTTttctgtgcaccaacatggccgccgtgacgtcacatgaaaaccgagaattgaTGGTAATGTATTTTTTACAGGCATTGCTTACGACGCTACACTGGCAGATGTGTGGAGTATGGGCGTGATTCTCTACACCATGGTGTGTGGTCGGCTGCCTTTTGATGACTCCAATTTACGGAGCCTTTTACAACAAGTCCACCGCAGGGTTAACTTCCCGTCTAAAGTGAAACTGGCGGATCCAGTGAAAGCTGTCATTCACAAAATGCTTCAATGGAATTTAGCGGAAAGGATAACTGTAGATCAACTGCAGCAAGATCCTTGGCTAGCCTATCAGGAGAGCGAATCTGAAAAAGCCACGTGATTGAAATGACCATGCGAGCGGCAAAAGAGCCCGCAAGTCCCTGGCCTTTGCCAGAGTGCGTATCCTTACAAGTAAAGGAGAAATGCTGGATCACCGGAAGGAATTTTCATGTCAATTTCAACTATGACCTTAGAATTTTAATTAATGAATTCAGGTTTGTCGTGAAAACATCAGCTTCCGATCTTTAGTCATTGCTTGCGTGATCAAGCTAAATATTCTTTCATTAAAATGGTAAAAATCAATCATTCAAAACActgataaaaaacaaaatgatccAAATATCAAATCAGATCAAACATCGACGAACGTGATGACCATAAGAGGATCAAAACGGGTTGGATGTCATTAGAACTCTCTTTTGAAGCTATTAAAATTTCACGGCTCTCATCTCCTGCGTCCTTTTTTTGTGCATGACTTTGTGGCTTTCTCACGTATCTTCTCAAGCAACCAACTTCAGGGTTACTTTGTCAGCGGATAACCACGTTGTGATTTGGTATGGTGTGTTCGCCGGATCACCCCTCGTCCAATTTTTCATCTTCTACTGAAGAAACCTCATACATATCGTTGCACGACGATGGTTCAGCATAAAATGGCACTTGCCTCAAAAAGACTTGTAATCTGTGATTTCTTGCATCAGCGACAATGATATTCCCATTTGGAAGCACAGACACATCGTACGGAGTGTCCAGATATCCAGGACGTGATCCAATCATTCCGAATGCACCAATCGTTTCACCAGTCGAAGAAACAACTTGTATTCTATGGTTATGGCTGTCGGCTACTAAAATATTTTCGTCTTGATCAACCGTAACTCCTCTTGGGCATGCAAACTTTCCCGCCCCCACCCCGACTGAACCTATAGTTGTAATTACTCGGCCCGTTTCCTGGCTGAAGATTTTGATTCGGTGATCCTCGTATTCAGTGACAATGACGTCATTATTCTTCTTGATCGTAAGTCCCATGGGGCAATGCAAATCGTGAGTGCTTCCAATAAAGCATAGAAAGCTTCCTTCAAATGTGAACTTTTGTATCCTGTGATTTGCTTTGTCGGAGGCGTAGATATTTCTCTGACTATCAAAGGCCAAAGCGGAAAGTTCTGGTCTTTTGTCGTTCTTACTATAGACTGGTAATATCGGACGAATCGGTTCACCTGTGAAGAAAACGTTGATAGTAACCATTCTGTGTGTAAATGGACGCAGGCTAGACAACGAGtggtcaacctcgttcccagggcttttctctgCCTCGGCGGAGAAGAgccatgggaacgaggttgtgcgAGTAGtctcaaaactgaaaaattaagTGTCGCGCGAGACTCTGAGAACACGCAACGCGTCGCGTGACCTCCTAGTCCCGCACATGCGCGAGTGTTTTGGTCGCACATTTTTCGCCCGCCGAAATTACAAACTACTCCCAGTCTAAAGGCAGTTCGTCAATCTCTCATGATTCGAGCTTACCAGAATTATTGAACAATCGTAAAATCTGCGAATCGGTCATAATTAGATCTCCATTACAGCTGACGGCCAGTGCACATGGTCGATATTTTCCGCCCAAGTTTAATGGCTCCCGTGTGACTTGACCATTGGTGTCCAAGAATTGAATGCGAGCATTACCATAATCTGCTACGTAAATATTTCCCAGTCTATCAGCAGCTACACTCGTGGGAGAATGGAAACGAAGTGGGTGCACCCGCTTTCCTTTTCGACCAATAACTATTGCTTCCCCTTCAGTGATTTCACTGTAGTCGAGAATCTGAATCAAAAATGATAATGTTATGTTATTTACGTACATACTTCCATCTTTGTAAATGGAGCGGTAAAGCAAGAGCAACCACGTTaattttaaccccttaactgccgaatgagcgctcagggcacttgtagattttactctgtctaacctcagacgattttactcgtcaatggggaaccccttggacgggaaagggttaagacgTGAGCAGGAGCcaatgagcaggagcttgcaactcccatgctaagcctatgtcacggcatttttacaggctgatctatttttagtactcCATTTCTTTTGTGGAAGAAAAGCAGCtctggtccagtgacgcagtgacctcaattagtgtcttgtgattggttatggcactcacACGAGAGTCTCAtgcaaagtagattcgatctaaaaataaatcggtctatgaatcaccgtgacaggaatatagttgagttgcatggtCCTACTCATACGCTCCTGACGTGAGGTATAATAGGCAGGAACCGGAGAGGTCATGTTGAAGTTTTGGCCGGACAGGTTTTCGACGTTAAATAGAGAATAGAAATTCATCGTACGCAAATTCCCACACCCCCCCCCTCCTGATGCAGCCCATTTTGTCATACTGACAATTTCTCCGAAGAACATGAGCTTTTTACAAAGTCTACGAAGTCCCTCACCGAAGGCTTCCAATTGTGTTAAGTTTGACATCTTAAAGTTAAGGCGGAACAATGGATCATTTTTTGATACAGTTTAAGGCGCGTC
This genomic stretch from Acropora muricata isolate sample 2 chromosome 5, ASM3666990v1, whole genome shotgun sequence harbors:
- the LOC136918270 gene encoding protein lin-41-like isoform X2, whose product is MIEKLENEMRAYEEAQTEFTNQIKGYEMEIKGHNEKLVSVEDTIQNLKKKILQKEEELVSLDSKLESVRFFIKKRQVDLDKTKQKLEENHSSAMIKKELREKQDEYEIAKKNEDELNMRRQTAMDLIRTLHVEIRHKTEDVISLEDNIHDVLMQIRMLKQHARKNDHSSAELQDQLENLTLELDETRRLKPLTPYSATRTPLSLHGSTVSESKTTRKFEYKILDYSEITEGEAIVIGRKGKRVHPLRFHSPTSVAADRLGNIYVADYGNARIQFLDTNGQVTREPLNLGGKYRPCALAVSCNGDLIMTDSQILRLFNNSGEPIRPILPVYSKNDKRPELSALAFDSQRNIYASDKANHRIQKFTFEGSFLCFIGSTHDLHCPMGLTIKKNNDVIVTEYEDHRIKIFSQETGRVITTIGSVGVGAGKFACPRGVTVDQDENILVADSHNHRIQVVSSTGETIGAFGMIGSRPGYLDTPYDVSVLPNGNIIVADARNHRLQVFLRQVPFYAEPSSCNDMYEVSSVEDEKLDEG